The Flavobacterium commune genome contains a region encoding:
- a CDS encoding sugar porter family MFS transporter, whose translation MQSQYNFMINKNKQFNNSYLFAISMVSAMGGLLFGYDWVVIGGAKPFYERFFDITTSANLQAWAMSSALIGCIVGAVVSGVISDKFGRKWPLLLSAFLFTVASLGTGLASTYWVFVIFRIIGGVGIGLASALSPMYIAEVAPSHLRGRFVSLNQMTLVIGILAAQIVNLLIADKVPAGVSDAFIRDSWNGQMGWRWMFFACAVPSVVFFLLVFTLPESPRWLMKAGKEDKAFPTLNKIGGEEYAREEMTNIKATIDDITEKVDFKALFNPKFRDVLLIGIVVAAFQQWCGINTVFNYAEEIFTAAGYGVSDTLFNIVITGTVNLVFTLVAMFTVDKWGRKKLMVLGASGLAITYLLLGSAFYFELKGVAVLSLVVVAIAIYAMSLAPITWVILSEIFPNRVRGAAMALATFALWIACFILTYTFPLLNESLGAAGTFWVYAGICVLGFLFILVKLPETKGKTLEEIESELVK comes from the coding sequence ATTCAATCACAATATAATTTTATGATAAATAAAAATAAGCAATTTAATAATTCCTATTTGTTTGCAATATCTATGGTTTCGGCAATGGGAGGATTACTTTTTGGTTACGACTGGGTTGTTATAGGCGGAGCCAAACCTTTTTATGAACGCTTTTTTGATATTACCACATCGGCTAATTTACAAGCCTGGGCTATGAGTTCGGCTTTGATTGGTTGTATTGTTGGAGCGGTAGTATCTGGAGTAATTAGTGATAAGTTTGGTCGAAAATGGCCGCTATTACTTTCGGCTTTCTTGTTTACAGTAGCTTCATTAGGAACAGGATTAGCATCGACTTATTGGGTATTTGTTATTTTTCGAATAATTGGTGGTGTGGGAATTGGTCTGGCGTCAGCACTTTCACCGATGTATATTGCCGAAGTGGCTCCATCTCATCTAAGGGGACGTTTTGTTTCTTTAAACCAAATGACCCTTGTAATAGGCATTCTTGCAGCGCAAATTGTCAATCTGTTGATTGCCGATAAAGTTCCAGCAGGAGTGAGTGATGCATTTATTCGTGATTCATGGAACGGACAAATGGGTTGGCGATGGATGTTTTTTGCCTGTGCAGTACCTTCGGTAGTGTTTTTTCTATTGGTATTTACGCTTCCCGAAAGTCCCCGTTGGTTGATGAAAGCAGGAAAAGAGGATAAGGCTTTCCCAACGCTGAATAAAATTGGCGGTGAAGAGTATGCCCGAGAAGAAATGACTAATATAAAGGCAACTATAGATGATATTACTGAAAAAGTTGATTTTAAGGCACTTTTCAATCCTAAATTCAGAGATGTATTACTGATTGGAATTGTGGTGGCTGCTTTCCAGCAATGGTGTGGCATCAATACGGTTTTTAATTATGCAGAAGAAATTTTTACCGCCGCAGGTTATGGCGTAAGCGATACCTTGTTCAATATTGTAATTACCGGAACGGTTAATCTGGTGTTTACCTTGGTTGCTATGTTTACAGTGGATAAATGGGGAAGAAAAAAACTGATGGTTCTTGGGGCATCGGGCTTGGCGATTACTTATTTACTTTTAGGCAGTGCCTTTTATTTTGAGTTGAAAGGGGTTGCAGTTCTTTCATTGGTGGTAGTGGCGATCGCTATTTATGCCATGTCATTGGCACCTATTACCTGGGTTATTCTTTCTGAAATTTTTCCTAATCGTGTGCGTGGAGCAGCTATGGCTTTGGCAACTTTTGCCTTGTGGATAGCCTGTTTTATTCTTACTTATACTTTTCCGTTACTTAATGAATCGCTCGGTGCAGCCGGTACTTTCTGGGTGTATGCAGGAATTTGTGTTCTTGGATTTTTGTTCATTTTGGTAAAATTACCGGAAACAAAAGGAAAAACATTGGAAGAAATTGAAAGTGAATTGGTGAAGTAA
- a CDS encoding IS3 family transposase — MKTELIYGNRLISKEQMKLEIFVYIEIWYNRKRRHSVLNYKKIEEFNNQINYKNVA; from the coding sequence TTGAAAACGGAATTGATTTATGGAAACAGACTGATTTCTAAAGAACAAATGAAACTAGAAATCTTTGTATACATTGAAATTTGGTACAATCGAAAAAGAAGACATTCTGTTTTGAATTACAAAAAAATCGAAGAATTTAACAATCAAATTAATTACAAAAATGTAGCTTAA
- a CDS encoding AraC family transcriptional regulator, giving the protein MNNLPKTKIKEGFLGQTMVVLSPEQKEKAQQQPFFQNLFPDAIGYFPNAKHHNRSRKNGIEEYIFLYCLEGEGWVRINKKTITLTPNTAFIIPKNTAHKYGSSSKDAWSIYWIHFSGNYAATLYKRFSVSNQEAIKIAFDENRIIVLNEIIKLLENDFDDEKIELTHFKLIGLLSSLCYTNTLENNIDDAISHSIIFMKKNLNEILTIEALANQACYSISRYSELFKQKTGYSPIQYFIRLKIQKSCEYLHFTNLNIKEIAKEVGFDDPYYFSRSFKNQIGLSPMQYKKLNY; this is encoded by the coding sequence ATGAACAATCTACCGAAAACAAAAATTAAAGAAGGCTTCTTAGGACAAACCATGGTGGTCCTCTCTCCGGAACAAAAAGAAAAAGCACAACAACAGCCTTTTTTCCAAAATCTGTTTCCTGATGCTATTGGTTATTTTCCTAATGCCAAACATCATAATCGCTCCAGAAAAAATGGTATCGAAGAATACATTTTTTTATACTGTCTTGAGGGAGAAGGCTGGGTTAGAATCAATAAAAAAACAATTACATTAACTCCTAATACCGCATTTATTATTCCAAAAAACACAGCACACAAGTACGGAAGTTCATCAAAAGATGCCTGGAGTATCTATTGGATTCATTTTTCGGGAAATTATGCAGCCACACTGTATAAGCGTTTTTCGGTATCTAACCAGGAAGCCATCAAAATTGCATTCGATGAAAATCGAATTATAGTATTGAACGAAATAATAAAACTATTAGAAAATGATTTTGATGATGAAAAAATTGAACTCACACACTTCAAATTAATTGGTCTCTTAAGTTCTTTGTGCTATACAAACACTCTGGAAAACAATATTGATGATGCAATAAGTCACTCTATTATTTTTATGAAAAAAAATTTGAACGAAATACTAACTATTGAAGCATTAGCTAATCAGGCTTGTTACTCCATTTCCAGGTATTCGGAACTGTTCAAACAAAAAACTGGATATTCTCCTATTCAATATTTCATTAGATTAAAAATACAAAAGTCCTGCGAATACCTTCATTTCACCAATCTTAATATTAAAGAAATAGCTAAAGAAGTAGGCTTTGATGATCCTTATTATTTTTCACGTTCCTTTAAAAACCAAATTGGCTTATCTCCTATGCAGTATAAAAAACTGAACTATTAA
- a CDS encoding site-specific integrase has protein sequence MKTKVSILFYAKKAKAAANGLVPIYTRITINGKRIELSTNRFIEISKWSTEAGKMKGTSEEARSINNHLDLLKSQIRDAEMELIHKKIAVTSETIKSKLLGVDERARMLIPIFQDHNNKIKELVGKEYAPGTLERYTTSLKHTIEFMQWKYNISDIDITKIDHAFISDYEFWLRSVRNCANNTAVKYIKNFNKIIKICLANDWLDKNPFANYKSKVKEVERVYLTEDEIQSIIEKDFKTERLSLVRDIFLFSCFTGLAYIDVKNLTKSHISYGIDGEKWIFTHRQKTESASKIPILPVTQMIIDKYENHPQCLNENKLLPILSNQKMNAYLKEIAGVCEIEKELTFHIARHTFATTVTLTNGVPIESVSKMLGHKNLKTTQHYAKVLDRKVSDDMKILKDKLIIIPKNQKEQVS, from the coding sequence ATGAAAACAAAAGTATCAATTCTCTTTTATGCAAAAAAAGCGAAAGCAGCTGCAAATGGTTTAGTTCCTATCTATACCAGAATTACAATCAACGGAAAACGTATCGAGTTAAGCACAAACCGATTTATAGAAATATCCAAATGGTCTACAGAAGCAGGCAAAATGAAAGGAACCTCAGAAGAAGCTCGTTCAATAAATAATCATCTTGATTTGTTGAAAAGTCAAATAAGAGATGCTGAAATGGAACTAATCCATAAAAAGATAGCTGTAACTTCAGAAACAATCAAGAGCAAACTATTAGGAGTAGATGAAAGAGCAAGAATGCTCATTCCTATCTTCCAAGACCACAACAACAAAATAAAAGAGCTTGTTGGAAAAGAATACGCTCCAGGAACATTAGAACGCTACACTACTTCTTTGAAACATACAATCGAATTTATGCAATGGAAATACAATATTTCCGATATAGATATTACAAAGATTGATCATGCTTTTATTTCGGATTATGAATTTTGGTTAAGAAGTGTTCGGAACTGCGCTAACAATACAGCAGTAAAATACATCAAGAACTTCAATAAAATTATCAAGATCTGTCTGGCCAATGATTGGCTTGACAAAAATCCTTTTGCTAACTATAAATCAAAAGTAAAAGAAGTAGAACGAGTTTATCTTACAGAAGATGAAATTCAATCCATTATTGAAAAAGATTTCAAAACAGAACGATTGTCTTTAGTACGCGATATTTTCCTTTTTAGCTGTTTTACTGGTCTAGCCTATATAGATGTCAAAAACTTAACAAAATCTCATATAAGTTACGGTATTGATGGCGAAAAATGGATATTCACGCACAGACAAAAAACAGAATCCGCTTCTAAAATTCCGATCCTCCCAGTAACGCAAATGATAATTGATAAATATGAAAATCATCCACAATGTCTAAATGAAAATAAACTACTCCCTATTTTATCTAATCAAAAAATGAATGCCTATTTAAAAGAAATTGCAGGAGTTTGCGAAATAGAAAAAGAATTAACCTTTCACATTGCCCGGCACACTTTTGCTACAACTGTAACACTTACAAATGGCGTTCCTATTGAAAGCGTAAGCAAAATGCTTGGACATAAAAATTTAAAAACCACTCAACATTATGCTAAAGTATTGGATAGAAAAGTAAGTGATGATATGAAGATTTTGAAAGATAAACTTATAATTATTCCCAAAAATCAAAAAGAGCAAGTTTCCTAA
- a CDS encoding NADP-dependent malic enzyme yields MSKEKLKRDALLYHAEPQPGKIKIVPTKPYATQRDLGLAYSPGVAEPCLEIAADVSNVYKYTAKGNLVAVISNGTAVLGLGDIGPEASKPVMEGKSLLFKIFADIDSIDIELDTKDVDKFIETVKIMAPTFGGINLEDIKAPEAFEIERRLKEELDIPVMHDDQHGTAIISAAALLNALEITNKTIEEVRIVVSGAGAAAVSCTKLYKAFGARAENIVMLDSKGVIRSDRENLSGEKLEFASDRKIDTLEEAMVDADVFIGLSIADVVNPEMLLSMAKDPIVFAMANPDPEIAYELAVQTRKDIIMATGRSDHPNQVNNVLGFPYIFRGALDVRATKINEPMKMAAVKALAELAKESVPEQVNIAYGETRLAFGRDYIIPKPFDPRLIYSVPPAVAKAAMDSGVARIAIEDWDNYKEELLLRSGNDNKVVRMLHNRAKTNPKKIVFAEADQLDVLKAAQIVYEEGIAIPILLGNKETIVELKKELDFNADVVIIDSKDAESKDKRTQYAEKYWNNRKRSGATLYSSQSKMRERNYFGAMMVLEGDADGMISGYTRAYPTVVKPIFEVIGRAANVKKVATVNILATERGPMFLADTAINIEPTAEELADIAQMTANVATTFGFDSVIAMLSYSNFGSSTHPNSAKVRKAVSILHENNPELVVDGDIQTDFALNTELLEKTFPFSKLAGKKVNTLVFPNLESANITYKLMKELNKSESIGPIMMGLSEPVHILQLGASVNEIVNMTAVAVVDAQEREKTRKA; encoded by the coding sequence ATGAGTAAAGAAAAATTAAAAAGAGACGCCTTACTATACCATGCTGAACCGCAACCCGGGAAAATAAAAATAGTACCTACAAAACCTTATGCTACACAACGTGATTTAGGATTAGCTTATTCTCCGGGAGTAGCCGAGCCTTGTTTAGAAATTGCTGCTGATGTCAGTAACGTCTATAAATATACCGCCAAAGGAAACTTAGTTGCAGTAATTTCAAACGGAACTGCGGTTTTAGGATTGGGAGATATTGGTCCGGAAGCTTCTAAACCCGTAATGGAAGGAAAGTCGTTATTGTTTAAAATTTTTGCTGACATTGACAGTATCGATATCGAATTAGACACCAAGGATGTGGATAAATTCATTGAAACGGTAAAAATCATGGCGCCTACTTTTGGAGGAATTAATTTGGAAGACATTAAAGCGCCAGAAGCATTTGAAATCGAAAGAAGACTTAAAGAAGAATTGGATATTCCGGTGATGCATGACGATCAGCATGGAACGGCAATTATATCGGCTGCTGCCTTATTGAATGCATTGGAAATTACCAATAAAACAATAGAAGAAGTACGCATTGTAGTCAGTGGAGCTGGAGCTGCGGCTGTTTCTTGTACTAAATTATATAAAGCTTTTGGTGCCCGTGCTGAAAACATTGTGATGTTAGACAGTAAAGGGGTAATTAGAAGTGATAGAGAAAATTTGTCTGGGGAGAAATTAGAATTTGCTTCAGACAGAAAGATTGACACCCTGGAAGAAGCGATGGTCGATGCTGATGTTTTCATTGGTCTATCTATTGCTGATGTTGTTAATCCGGAGATGTTGTTGTCTATGGCAAAAGATCCAATTGTTTTTGCTATGGCAAATCCAGATCCTGAGATTGCTTATGAACTGGCGGTACAAACCAGAAAAGACATTATCATGGCAACAGGACGTTCAGATCATCCTAATCAGGTGAATAACGTTTTGGGATTCCCATATATTTTTAGAGGTGCTTTGGATGTCAGAGCAACAAAAATTAACGAGCCTATGAAAATGGCTGCTGTTAAAGCTTTAGCCGAATTAGCAAAAGAATCTGTTCCTGAGCAGGTAAATATTGCTTATGGCGAAACGCGTCTGGCTTTTGGTAGAGATTACATCATCCCTAAACCTTTTGACCCAAGATTGATTTATTCAGTTCCTCCGGCTGTTGCTAAAGCGGCAATGGATTCAGGTGTTGCCCGAATTGCTATTGAAGATTGGGATAATTACAAAGAAGAATTATTATTGCGTTCAGGTAATGATAATAAAGTTGTTCGTATGCTTCACAATAGAGCAAAAACAAATCCTAAAAAGATTGTATTTGCCGAAGCAGATCAATTAGATGTTTTAAAAGCTGCCCAAATTGTCTATGAAGAAGGAATTGCTATACCTATTTTGTTAGGTAATAAAGAAACTATTGTAGAACTTAAAAAAGAGTTGGATTTTAATGCTGATGTTGTGATTATTGATTCCAAAGATGCTGAATCTAAGGACAAAAGAACACAATATGCTGAGAAATATTGGAACAATAGAAAAAGAAGCGGAGCTACTTTATACAGTTCTCAGTCAAAAATGAGAGAGCGTAACTATTTTGGAGCTATGATGGTTCTTGAAGGTGATGCTGACGGAATGATTTCGGGGTATACCAGAGCTTATCCAACAGTTGTAAAACCTATTTTTGAAGTGATTGGAAGAGCTGCGAATGTGAAAAAAGTGGCTACGGTTAATATTTTGGCAACCGAAAGAGGACCAATGTTTTTAGCTGATACAGCAATTAATATCGAACCAACAGCGGAAGAATTAGCAGATATTGCCCAAATGACAGCAAATGTTGCGACCACTTTTGGTTTTGATTCTGTTATTGCGATGCTTTCGTATTCTAATTTTGGTTCATCAACTCATCCTAATTCTGCTAAAGTTAGAAAAGCAGTAAGCATTTTGCATGAAAACAATCCTGAATTAGTAGTGGATGGAGACATTCAAACTGATTTTGCCTTGAATACCGAATTGTTAGAAAAGACTTTTCCTTTTTCAAAATTAGCAGGTAAAAAAGTAAATACGCTTGTTTTTCCAAATTTAGAATCAGCTAACATCACTTATAAACTGATGAAGGAATTGAATAAATCTGAATCCATTGGGCCTATTATGATGGGATTAAGTGAGCCAGTTCATATTCTTCAATTAGGCGCAAGCGTGAACGAAATAGTGAACATGACCGCTGTAGCTGTAGTTGATGCCCAGGAGCGTGAAAAAACAAGAAAAGCTTAA